The following are encoded together in the Monodelphis domestica isolate mMonDom1 chromosome 5, mMonDom1.pri, whole genome shotgun sequence genome:
- the HOXC12 gene encoding LOW QUALITY PROTEIN: homeobox protein Hox-C12 (The sequence of the model RefSeq protein was modified relative to this genomic sequence to represent the inferred CDS: inserted 2 bases in 1 codon) produces MGEHNLLNPGFVGPLVNIHTGDTFYFPNFRASGGQLPGLPSLSYPRRDNVCSLPWPSAEPCNGYPQPYLGSPVSLNPSFGRTCELARVEESKCYYREACAEGGGLKREERGAGXGGGLLQLEPSGPPSMGFKYDYAAGGGGGGGGGDGAAGPPHDPPSCQSLESDSSSSLLNEGNKGGGAGDGANLVSPLGQGNGLSTSGTPWYPMHTRSRKKRKPYSKLQLAELEGEFMVNEFITRQRRRELSDRLNLSDQQVKIWFQNRRMKKKRLLLREQALSFF; encoded by the exons ATGGGCGAACATAATCTCCTTAATCCCGGGTTTGTGGGGCCGCTGGTGAATATCCACACGGGGGACACCTTCTACTTCCCCAACTTCCGCGCCTCGGGGGGGCAGCTGCCCGGTCTGCCTTCCCTGTCCTACCCTCGGCGCGACAACGTCTGCTCGCTGCCTTGGCCGTCGGCGGAGCCGTGTAATGGCTATCCCCAGCCCTATCTCGGCAGCCCTGTGTCGCTTAACCCGTCCTTCGGCCGGACGTGCGAGCTGGCCCGGGTGGAGGAGAGCAAATGCTACTATCGCGAGGCGTGCGCCGAGGGCGGTGGGCTGAAGCGCGAGGAGCGGGGGGCGGG GGGGGGCGGGCTGCTGCAGCTCGAGCCGTCGGGGCCGCCGTCTATGGGCTTCAAGTACGATTACGCCGCCGGAGGCGGTGGCGGCGGTGGCGGGGGGGACGGCGCTGCGGGCCCCCCCCACGATCCCCCTTCCTGCCAGTCACTCGAGTCCGATTCCAGCTCGTCCCTGCTCAACGAGGGAAACAAGGGCGGCGGCGCGGGCGACGGGGCCAACCTGGTGTCGCCCCTAGGCCAGGGCAACGGGCTCTCCACCAGTG GCACCCCCTGGTATCCCATGCACACCCGGTCCCGGAAGAAGCGCAAACCCTACTCAAAGCTGCAGCTCGCGGAGCTGGAGGGAGAGTTCATGGTGAACGAATTCATCACCCGCCAGAGGAGGAGAGAACTCTCGGACCGCTTGAATCTTAGTGACCAGCAGGTCAAGATCTGGTTTCAGAACCGgaggatgaaaaagaaaagacttctGCTCAGAGAGCAGGCCCTCTCCTTCTTTTAG
- the HOXC13 gene encoding homeobox protein Hox-C13, translated as MTTSLLLHPRWPESLMYVYEDSSAESGGGGGGGGGGGGGGGGGGSCSGASPGKAPIMDGLGGSCPSSHCRDLLTHPVLGRPPAPLGAPQGAVYTDIPAPEAARQCPPPPAPPTSSSATLGYGYPFGGSYYGCRLSHNVNLQQKPCTYHPGDKYPEPSGALPGDDLSSRAKEFAFYPSFASSYQAMPGYLDVSVVPGISGHPEPRHDALIPVEGYQHWALSNGWDSQVYCSKEQSQSAHLWKSPFPDVVPLQPEVSSYRRGRKKRVPYTKVQLKELEKEYAASKFITKEKRRRISATTNLSERQVTIWFQNRRVKEKKVVSKAKAPHLHST; from the exons ATGACGACTTCGCTGCTCCTGCACCCGCGCTGGCCGGAGAGCCTTATGTACGTCTATGAGGACAGCTCGGCAGAGA gcggaggaggcggcggcggcggaggaggaggaggcggcggcggaGGAGGGGGGGGAAGCTGCAGCGGAGCCAGCCCCGGCAAAGCCCCGATCATGGACGGACTGGGCGGCAGCTGCCCCTCCAGCCACTGTCGGGACCTTCTCACCCACCCGGTCCTGGGCCGGCCTCCGGCTCCCCTGGGCGCCCCGCAGGGCGCCGTCTACACGGACATCCCCGCCCCAGAGGCGGCCCGCCAATGCCCCCCGCCGCCGGCGCCCCCCACCTCGTCCAGCGCTACCCTGGGCTACGGCTACCCATTCGGGGGCAGCTACTACGGCTGCCGCCTGTCCCACAACGTGAACTTGCAGCAGAAGCCCTGCACCTACCATCCCGGGGACAAGTACCCCGAGCCGTCGGGGGCCTTGCCAGGCGACGACTTATCCTCCAGGGCCAAGGAGTTCGCCTTTTACCCCAGCTTTGCCAGCTCCTACCAGGCGATGCCCGGCTACTTGGACGTGTCCGTGGTGCCGGGCATCAGCGGGCACCCCGAGCCCCGCCACGACGCCCTCATCCCCGTCGAGGGCTACCAGCACTGGGCGCTCTCCAACGGCTGGGACAGTCAGGTGTACTGCTCCAAGGAGCAGTCGCAGTCAGCCCACCTCTGGAAGTCTCCTTTTCCAG ACGTAGTCCCCCTGCAGCCTGAGGTCAGCAGTTATCGAAGGGGTCGAAAGAAGCGAGTGCCCTACACGAAGGTGCAGCTGAAGGAACTCGAGAAGGAGTATGCGGCCAGCAAGTTCATTACCAAAGAGAAGAGGCGGCGGATCTCAGCCACCACTAACCTCTCAGAACGCCAGGTCACCATTTGGTTCCAAAACCGTCGAGTCAAAGAGAAGAAGGTGGTCAGCAAAGCTAAGGCGCCCCATCTCCACTCTACCTGA